Proteins encoded together in one Maridesulfovibrio ferrireducens window:
- a CDS encoding GyrI-like domain-containing protein — protein MDVKIWTLDPMKLAYVEHVGPYTEVDQAWGKLCGWAGPNGIYNERTRFFGIYHDNPEEVPAAELRSEACITVDNESDNAGVVKFKDVPGGKFAVTTHLGPYDTLHDSWVEFYMKWLPASGMEHAEGPCYEQYMNDPNSTKPEQLVTLLLMPLK, from the coding sequence ACCCTTGACCCTATGAAGCTTGCTTATGTTGAACATGTCGGCCCCTACACTGAAGTTGATCAAGCTTGGGGCAAACTTTGCGGGTGGGCCGGACCGAACGGTATTTACAATGAACGCACAAGATTTTTCGGAATATACCACGATAACCCAGAAGAAGTTCCTGCGGCAGAACTGCGCTCCGAAGCATGCATTACCGTAGACAATGAGTCGGACAATGCAGGAGTGGTAAAGTTTAAAGATGTGCCGGGTGGCAAGTTCGCCGTAACCACACACCTCGGACCTTACGACACCCTTCATGATTCATGGGTGGAGTTCTATATGAAATGGTTGCCGGCAAGCGGCATGGAACATGCTGAAGGCCCTTGCTACGAACAATATATGAATGACCCTAATTCAACTAAACCTGAGCAGTTAGTTACTTTGCTGCTTATGCCTTTAAAATAA